DNA from Agathobaculum sp. NTUH-O15-33:
GCGGCCGCTTTTTCAGTCGTTCTTTTCCAAAATGGCATGTCAGCCGTCCGTATCGATCAGTAGCAGTATTTCTCCGTATAGTTTGCCGGGTTGTTAATATACTCCATGATCTGCTGGCTGGACTTACCGGTGGAGGCAAAGGTGGGGTCCATCAGCTTCCAGTTCGTTCCGTCAAACGAAATGACATTATTAATCCAGCCCACTTCGCTGATATGGGTGGAGATCCACGCATGGTATTCACCCCGGCTGGTATAACCGACGATCAGCTTGGTTGGGATGCCCTGCGAACGCAGCATCGAGGTCATGACCGCCGCGTAATCGAAGCAAATGCCCTTTTTCGAGGCAAGCACCGCATCCACATCGGGCAGGTAGGTCGAAGGCGCGTTCTTCGCCAGATCGTAATCGTAGCTGATGTTCTGCACGGTATAGTTATAGATCGCCGTGACCTTGTCAAGCTCGTTTCCGGCGGACGCCGAAAGCTGTTCCGCGACAGAAACGACATTGCTCGAATCGTTAAAATCAACATACTGGTTGGGATAGAGGAAGGGGAGCAGGTCGTCCGACAGCGAAACGCTGATAGACTGGCCGAATTCCTGCGCGTAACGGGTGCCTTCAACATTGCGGAACACGTTCACCTGATAAGCGCCGCTGCCCTGTGAAAGCGGAAAAACATCGTACTGCCCGTTTGCATCGAGGTTATAGGTATAGGTCGTGCCGCCGGAGCGGGTGATCTGCACCTTGATGCGCGCGCTTTCGCCCGTGGCATACTGCACCATCACATAGCCCTGATCGGTATGGGAAGCGTCGATCGTCACTTTGTCGTTGCCATAGGTGACCGCGCCGGAGGCTTCGGGTGTCAGTACGCCGTTCAGCACCGGATTGGTGGCGGCGAGCGGCGCGCCTTCGTCCGGCAGGTCGACCAGCTCGTTCAGGTCTACTTGCTGCATGGTCTGTTCATCCGCCGCGACCCCGGCCGTGTCCTTCGCGCCGCAAGCCGTGAGCGAAAGCGCAAGCAGAGCGGCCGTACCCAACGCCGCAAAGCGGGTTTTTATCGTATACATATTGTAAGTACCTCCTTCCGGCAAGGTAAACTTTTCTTTTTATATCTATACCTATTATATCTCTTTCGCCGCGCATTGCAAGTTACATTTTTATATTTTGGTGTTTTTGTCTATTTTGCACGTAACGCCGCTTCCAGAGCGCCTCTCTTGTCTGATTTGCCCGAAGTGTGATATAATAGCCGCAAAGCGCCAATTATCTTTGATTAAATTAATTATACCACCAGCGGCGCATAAGCGTGTTTTAACACTTCAAAAATGCCTGCCGCTGTGGTATAAACGAACCAATGCAGGGGGCCATTTATGCGAAACGAATTTTCCCGCGCCGAGCTGCTGCTCGGCGCGGAGGGATTGAAAAAGCTTGCGGGCGCGCATGTCGCGGTGTTCGGCATCGGGGGCGTGGGCTCCTTTGCGGCCGAAGCGGTCGCCCGCGCGGGCGTGGGCGAGATTACGCTGATCGACAGCGACGAGGTATCTCTCACTAACCGTAACCGGCAGTTGATCGCGCTTTGCTCCACCACGGGCCGCCCCAAGGTCGAAGTGATGCGCGAACGTATATTGGACATCAATCCGAACGCCGCCGTACATGCGCTGAACATTTTCTTTACGCCCGAAAGCGCGCTAGACCTTTCGCAGTTCGATTATGTGATCGACGCGATCGACACGGTTTCCGCCAAACTGCACTTGATCGTCGCGTGCGACCGGCTGGGCGTGCCGCTCATCTGTTCCATGGGCACGGGCAATAAGCTCGACCCAACGCGCTTCGAGGTCGCGGATATTTACAAGACCTCGGTGTGCCCGCTCGCGCGCGTCATCCGGCAGGAATGTAAGAAACGCCGCGTCAAGCGCCTCAAGGTAGTCTATTCCACCGAGCAGCCGCGCACGCCCCTGCCCTCGGATGAGCAAAAGGGTACCGCCGGTCGGCCGGTGCCGGGCAGCGTGTCGTTCGTACCCCCGGTCGCGGGCATGATCCTTGCCGGGGAAGCCATCCGAGATATAACCGGAATCCGCTGAGGAGAAACGCATGATAACATATCGGGAACAAAAGGATTTTACAGAGGCGCAGCTTGAAGCGCTGTTTCTATCCGTCGGCTGGTATTCCGGGAAGTTTCCCGAAAAGCTCCGGCAGGCATTTTCCCATTCCAGCCGCGTGCTTTCCGCTTGGGACGGCGACCGCTTGGTGGGCCTGATCCGCGGACTAGACGACGGCGTTTGGCAGGCCACCATCGACTGCCTGCTGGTGCATCCCGCCTATCAGGGGCGGCGCATCGCCTCCACGCTGCTCCGGCGGCTGCTTGCAATTTACGAGAGCTTCCTTTATATCGACGTTGTACCGGATGAAAAACGAAACGTCGGCTTTTATCAAAAGCACGGCTTTCACATCATGGAGGAAGGCACGCCCTTGCAGCTTCGCGGTAAGGGGTGGGAATGATCGCAAATGCTCCGCGCATATTGATTTATGCGCGGAGCATTTTCTTTTATCGCGTGATCTGCTCGCAGTCCATACGGCTAAGAAGCTTGCCCTCTCCGTCATACATCATCTGACGCGTCAGGTATCCATTTTGATCATACGCATACTCGGTATGTTCATGCCGTTTCCCATCGATAAAGGTCGTTTCGGAAAGCGGTTTCCCCTGCGTGTTATACGTGCGCTCCACGCGGTAGTCCATCTCCTGCTTCCCGTCCCGGTAGCTGACCGAACGGATCAGCTGATCGTGCTCATCATATGTGCGTTCCACCGTTGTTTCCACATTTCCCTCGCCGTCTTCTACACAGATAGCGCCGCCCATATCGTCGTAATAATAGCGGCTGCGGCTTTCTTCCGTTCCATCCGCCGCGTATTGCACGACATCGCCGCTCTTTTGTCCCGCTCTGCCATAATCATAGGTGAACGTGGTTTTCACTGTAAAATCTGCAATGCGCGCTTCTCTGCTCAGTTCCCGTCCATCCGCGCCATAGGTATAATGCAGTTCGTTCGATATTTCGCCCCCTAAGCGCGTAACGCTGGAAAGGGGTTTGCCTTCCGCATTATAGGTATGATCCGTCACAAGCACCGGTTCTGCCTTATCCGGATCATACGTCATTTCGCGGATCACACGCTCGTCCTTATCATAGCAATAAATGAGCACGGTGTGCCACGTGTGGGGTTTCAGGTCATCGGTTCCCTCATCATACAATTCCACATACACTTCAAGCGTTTGTTTTTCATACCGTTCCGCGCGCGGCAGCAGCGAACGCACCTGCACAGGCAACGCGTCCGCGTACACACGGTGCGGACCGCTCCCCGCCGTATACCACGCAGTAAACCCGGCGACCAGCGCCGCCAAAAGGATGCCCGCGAATAGCCGTTTCTTCATATTGCCGCCCCCTATTGTATGATCTGCTCATATTCCAAAGTACTCGTTATATTGCC
Protein-coding regions in this window:
- a CDS encoding transglutaminase-like domain-containing protein, with protein sequence MYTIKTRFAALGTAALLALSLTACGAKDTAGVAADEQTMQQVDLNELVDLPDEGAPLAATNPVLNGVLTPEASGAVTYGNDKVTIDASHTDQGYVMVQYATGESARIKVQITRSGGTTYTYNLDANGQYDVFPLSQGSGAYQVNVFRNVEGTRYAQEFGQSISVSLSDDLLPFLYPNQYVDFNDSSNVVSVAEQLSASAGNELDKVTAIYNYTVQNISYDYDLAKNAPSTYLPDVDAVLASKKGICFDYAAVMTSMLRSQGIPTKLIVGYTSRGEYHAWISTHISEVGWINNVISFDGTNWKLMDPTFASTGKSSQQIMEYINNPANYTEKYCY
- a CDS encoding GNAT family N-acetyltransferase; this translates as MITYREQKDFTEAQLEALFLSVGWYSGKFPEKLRQAFSHSSRVLSAWDGDRLVGLIRGLDDGVWQATIDCLLVHPAYQGRRIASTLLRRLLAIYESFLYIDVVPDEKRNVGFYQKHGFHIMEEGTPLQLRGKGWE
- a CDS encoding tRNA threonylcarbamoyladenosine dehydratase; translated protein: MRNEFSRAELLLGAEGLKKLAGAHVAVFGIGGVGSFAAEAVARAGVGEITLIDSDEVSLTNRNRQLIALCSTTGRPKVEVMRERILDINPNAAVHALNIFFTPESALDLSQFDYVIDAIDTVSAKLHLIVACDRLGVPLICSMGTGNKLDPTRFEVADIYKTSVCPLARVIRQECKKRRVKRLKVVYSTEQPRTPLPSDEQKGTAGRPVPGSVSFVPPVAGMILAGEAIRDITGIR